The sequence GGCTTTCATATAATTAAAATTTCTGATCGCTTTATAAATTATAATATTTGCAATAAAGAAGATTATAATTATTTTCTTGGATATTCTGATATCCATGGTAATCCTTTTATTTTAGATGTAGACCTTTCTTCATTAAAAAATATAAAAATACAATATATACAAAAAATATCAAATGAATATCTAAGCAATAAAAAAATATTAAATGACTTATTAGAATATAAAAAAACAGCATTGTCTAATGAAATTAAACTTGGAAAGGTTTATTTAAAACCTAAATATGATTTAAATTACCAAATATATACATGTTGGATTAATGAAAAACAATTATTTAATGACTTTAAAATAGATATCAATAATATTAAATATGGTGATATGAGTGATATTCTAAAAATAGGTAATAGTAATTTTTATTTAATACAATTTAATGAATACTGTATTAATGAAGATTTACTAGAAATAATTAAAACAAAGGTATATAGTTTTTTATTAGAACAACGTGTAAATATTATTTTTACTAATTGGATTGAAAATATAAAAGGAAACTCTTATATAGATATCAGATTGTAATTTTTTTAATATCACATAAATAATTATGGATTTATATAAAGCAAAAAAAAAATTTGGTCAAAATTTTTTAATAGATGATATTATTATTAATGATATCATCAATAATTTTAATCATAAAAAAGATGACAAAGTAATCGAAATAGGTCCTGGCTTATCTGCTATTACTGATCCATTGATTCAAACATTAGATAAATTAATTGCTATTGAAATAGACAAAGATCTTGTATATTTTCTTCAAAATAAATATAAAAATTATGGTAATTTTTGTATATTAGAAAAGAATGTTCTAGAGTTAGATTTTACAAAATTTGGATCTAAATTAAGATTGATAGGTAATTTACCTTATAATATTACTAGCAAATTATTACTAAAATTAATAAAATATTCAGATCAAGTTATTGATCAACATTTTATGTTACAAAAAGAAGTAGCTGATAGAATTACTTCTTTAAATAATAATTCAAATTATGGACGTTTATCTGTAATTTTACAATTACATTATCGTATTACAAAGCTATTTGATATATCACCAAATAGTTTTAATCCTAAACCTAAAGTTACTTCTTCTTTTATTAGAATGGTGCCTCTATCAAAAAATAAGAATAAGATTATTGATTATAATATGTTTGAAGATGTTATAAAAAAAGCTTTTTTACAAAAAAGAAAAATGCTACGACATTCCATTGGATTATGGTCTAAAATTATTCCATGGGAAGAAATTGGTATTAAACCTACTGATAGAGCAGAGAATCTTAGTGTAGAAGATTTTATAAAATTATCTAATGCGATAACATTAAAAAATTTTTAATTTTTATAATAAAAGAAAAGTAGCAAGACTTAAAAATATAAAAAAACCAAAAGAATCTGTTATAAATGTTAAAATTACTGAAGATCCTATAGCTGGATCTTTACCAAAATGAGCTCTTAACATAGGTACTAAAACACCAATTACTGCACCAACAAGCATATTACAGATCATAGCTATAACAGTTACTATAGTTATTTGTATTGAATTTGAAATAATCCAAGCAAATAATGCTGATAGTGCTCCACCTAAAATACCAACTAAAAAAGTGACTTTTAGTTCCTTTTTTACTAATTGCCAGATATTATCTTCAGTAATTCTACCAACAGCTAATGCTCTAATAATCATGGTCATAGTTTGATTACCAGAATTTCCTCCTATACCAGCAACAATAGGCATTAAAAAAGCAAGAATTACTATTCTACTAACTGTAGTTTCAAAACGAGCAGCTAATAAAGAAGCTATTGTTGCAGTACAAAGATTAAATAATAACCATGGAGCTCTATTTTGAATAGCAGTTAAAATTGGGGCAAATATATCTTCTTCTTGTAAACCTGCTCTAGATAAATCTTGCTCCTGTGAGTCTTCTTGTATAATGTCTACTACATCTGCTACAGTTACTCTTCCTATTAATCTACCCTTGTCATCCATTACTGGTGCA comes from Candidatus Kinetoplastibacterium sorsogonicusi and encodes:
- the rsmA gene encoding 16S rRNA (adenine(1518)-N(6)/adenine(1519)-N(6))-dimethyltransferase RsmA — its product is MDLYKAKKKFGQNFLIDDIIINDIINNFNHKKDDKVIEIGPGLSAITDPLIQTLDKLIAIEIDKDLVYFLQNKYKNYGNFCILEKNVLELDFTKFGSKLRLIGNLPYNITSKLLLKLIKYSDQVIDQHFMLQKEVADRITSLNNNSNYGRLSVILQLHYRITKLFDISPNSFNPKPKVTSSFIRMVPLSKNKNKIIDYNMFEDVIKKAFLQKRKMLRHSIGLWSKIIPWEEIGIKPTDRAENLSVEDFIKLSNAITLKNF